The following coding sequences are from one Daphnia magna isolate NIES unplaced genomic scaffold, ASM2063170v1.1 Dm_contigs021, whole genome shotgun sequence window:
- the LOC116931299 gene encoding uncharacterized protein LOC116931299, translating into MVLNKKVKQIQVAVVPDIWVSRFCYYPNSKNALPLVMKRAPVTKTWTKYQATIKLTCEAYTEARAKLAETKSDFDTQVSQDDEASAVNKGGRPKGKRRPTNKNFGTDDSEDVESSDSDLEEHDNEEVEKEPAVPAGLCAVKDKSATWYVPPLSSTVPSKQGFTFPPVVNDMKISQPTAALVNHFDQPATTTPARQPYFTQEYLGSGDISMNNQPPASIYHRESSIRPSTVPPRFQQQLYPSADSWERKSETQQMQTSIVNETV; encoded by the exons ATGGTTCTCAACAAGAAGGTgaaacaaattcaagtcgcAGTTGTACCAGATATTTGGGTGTCAAGGTTCTGCTACTACCCTAATTCCAAGAATGCTCTGCCTTTGGTCATGAAAAGAGCACCCGTTACAAAAACTTGGACCAAGTATCAAGCAACCATAAAATTAACCTGTG AGGCGTACACAGAAGCTAGGGCCAAGTTGGCTGAAACCAAATCTGACTTCGACACTCAAGTTTCACAAGATGATGAGGCATCAGCTGTGAATAAGGGGGGTAGACCCAAAGGTAAAAGAAGACCTACTAATAAAAACTTTGGTACAGATGATTCAGAAGATGTAGAGAGCAGTGATTCTGATTTGGAGGAACATGACAACGaagaagttgaaaaggaaCCTGCTGTCCCGGCTGGCTTGTGTGCTGTTAAAG ataaATCTGCAACATGGTATGTACCGCCACTATCTTCTACAGTACCTTCTAAACAGGGTTTCACTTTTCCACCTGTTGTCAACGATATGAAAATCAGCCAACCAACAGCTGCATTAGTTAATCATTTTGACCAGCCAGCAACAACTACTCCAGCTCGTCAGCCGTATTTTACTCAAGAATATTTGGGTAGTGGAGACATTTCTATGAACAACCAGCCACCAGCAAGTATTTATCATCGCGAAAGTTCTATTCGGCCAAGCACCGTTCCACCGCGTTTTCAACAGCAGCTCTACCCAAGTGCTGATTCATGGGAACGTAAAAGTGAAACTCAACAAATGCAAACCTCCATAGTAAACGAGACTGTGTAG
- the LOC116931301 gene encoding uncharacterized protein LOC116931301 — translation MPGVIHLDVLLEVIRTNRYPMKVSISEDATSIIPKREFHLRYNAILGGSLPLGKTGLPDPKGGVVNSVSDMTNYFKHYNPAKVIFVIMAQPMADFAPPVRICTFASDNKMTALDVKNRHYYIKEHLKSVGIEMVASGSDGDTREMKFMLQNSGLGVQLSDFTKDTDDYRSNPGNREGAFRVNIFCPVNLIARSQPRLITTRLCYYF, via the exons ATGCCAG GCGTCATACACTTGGATGTGTTGCTTGAAGTGATTAGAACCAACCGATACCCAATGAAAGTATCGATATCAGAGGACGCCACGTCTATCATTCCCAAAAGAGAGTTTCACTTGAGATATAATGCAATCCTTGGTGGTAGCCTACCACTAGGGAAAACAGGTTTACCGGATCCCAAGGGTGGCGTGGTGAATTCTGTCAGCGATATGACGAACTACTTCAAACATTACAACCCAGCTAAAGTAATTTTTGTCATAATGGCACAGCCAATGGCAGATTTTGCTCCGCCCGTGCGGATTTGTACCTTCGCAAGTGATAATAAAATGACGGCGCTTGATGTAAAGAACAGACACTACTACATCAAAGAACATTTGAAGAGTGTAGGAATTGAAATGGTCGCAAGTGGATCTGACGGTGACACAAGAGAAATGAAATTTATGTTGCAAAACTCAGGACTTGGGGTGCAGCTTTCTGACTTTACCAAAGACACCGATGACTACCGCTCGAATCCGGGGAATCGGGAGGGAGCTTTCAGGGTGAATATTTTTTGCCCCGTCAACCTGATTGCCCGATCACAACCCCGATTAATCACAACCCGCTtgtgttattatttttaa